Proteins encoded within one genomic window of Bradyrhizobium sp. 186:
- a CDS encoding SDR family NAD(P)-dependent oxidoreductase, which translates to MAIIFITGSTDGLGRAAAESLLGQGHRVVLHARSPDRVAALGELRSRSSGVVVGDLRSAAETEKIADQVNAIGRMDAVIHNAGVYTQPSRGSTPEGHAVTFAINTLAPYILTALIERPDRLVYLSSGLHRGGEGSLDDFDWKTRTWDAAKAYAESKLHVVALAFALARRWPQVLSNAVDPGWARTKMGGAGAPVDVETGQKTQTWLAVSQDPAALVSGRYWHQLRQQEPASEAADPGFQEKLIDRLTSLTGVRLAT; encoded by the coding sequence ATGGCGATCATATTCATCACCGGCAGCACCGACGGTCTCGGCCGAGCGGCGGCGGAATCGCTCCTTGGTCAAGGTCACCGGGTAGTGCTGCACGCGCGATCGCCGGACCGCGTCGCTGCACTGGGCGAACTGAGATCGCGCTCATCCGGCGTCGTGGTCGGAGATCTGCGAAGCGCGGCAGAGACGGAGAAAATCGCAGATCAGGTTAACGCGATCGGTCGCATGGACGCCGTCATCCACAACGCTGGCGTCTACACGCAGCCTAGCCGTGGCTCTACTCCCGAAGGCCATGCCGTCACGTTCGCAATCAACACTCTCGCGCCGTACATCCTGACCGCACTGATTGAGCGACCCGACCGACTAGTTTACCTAAGCAGCGGCCTGCACCGGGGCGGCGAGGGCTCGCTGGACGACTTCGACTGGAAGACGAGGACTTGGGATGCGGCAAAGGCCTACGCCGAAAGCAAGCTGCATGTCGTCGCTCTCGCGTTCGCGCTGGCGCGCCGCTGGCCGCAGGTCTTGAGCAACGCGGTCGATCCAGGCTGGGCGCGCACGAAGATGGGTGGAGCGGGCGCCCCGGTCGATGTCGAAACGGGGCAAAAGACGCAAACCTGGCTGGCCGTGAGCCAGGATCCCGCCGCGCTCGTCAGTGGGCGCTACTGGCATCAGCTCCGGCAGCAGGAGCCGGCCAGCGAAGCAGCGGATCCCGGTTTTCAGGAGAAACTTATCGATCGATTGACGTCCCTGACCGGAGTGAGGCTTGCGACCTAA